The following are encoded together in the Thiobacillus sp. SCUT-2 genome:
- a CDS encoding glycogen/starch/alpha-glucan phosphorylase — protein sequence MQDESTSAPHAVALKPLPATGAAIVHDIQRYQHYHLGRIMRNCPPVYTYKALAWTLRDHMMADWMNTYAARDRPGRRRGYYLSLEFLIGRALANHVLNLGLDEATREAMHRFGQTLEEVAELEPDAGLGNGGLGRLAACFMDSCATLDLPVMGYGLHYQYGMFHQHIENGYQVEDPDHWLRDGNPWEVERSEFTCRVPFGGHTEHFHDKEGRPRARWANTSDVLAIPYDMPISGYRNHVVNTLRLWKAASTDEFDLEEFNAGSYSEAVQAKNHAEHISMVLYPNDSSENGKELRLRQQYFLASASLQDALRQWRAAGNSDLSTFAEHNVFQMNDTHPTIAVAELMRLLLDQEIMPWDAAWAVTSKCMAYTNHTLLPEALEKWPVALFERLLPRPLEIIYEINAHFLREVAVKWPGDIERRRRMSIIEEEPVRQVRMAWLAIVGSFSVNGVAALHSRLLQEGLFRDFVELWPEKFNNKTNGVTPRRWVAHANPGMTALIGEQLGEGWVADLAQVEKLKPLADTPAFQARWRAVKRANKERLAALVKAECGVEFSPDALFDVQVKRIHEYKRQLLNVLHVIHLYNRINRGRLDGWIDRCVLIGGKAAPGYAMAKRIIKLVNSVADVVNSDPDVDGRLKVAFLPNYRVTSMEIIAPATDLSEQISTAGKEASGTGNMKFMMNGAVTIGTYDGANIEILDAVGADNFFLFGLKAEEVEALRPRYQPQRYVEQDSDLRDVLDLLRSGHFNLCEPGIFDPVIDALLSPHDPWMVLADFRSYVDAQERVAQAWQAPAHWTRMSILNTASSGYFSTDRTMQEYNAEIWKLK from the coding sequence ATGCAAGACGAGTCCACTTCGGCGCCCCATGCCGTCGCCCTGAAGCCGTTGCCCGCGACGGGTGCGGCGATCGTGCACGACATCCAGCGCTATCAGCATTACCACCTCGGGCGCATCATGCGCAACTGCCCGCCGGTGTATACGTACAAGGCGCTGGCGTGGACGCTGCGCGATCATATGATGGCCGACTGGATGAACACCTACGCCGCGCGCGACCGGCCGGGGCGCCGGCGCGGCTATTACCTGTCCCTCGAATTCCTGATCGGACGTGCGCTTGCCAATCATGTGCTCAACCTCGGGCTCGACGAGGCGACGCGCGAGGCGATGCACCGCTTCGGCCAGACGCTGGAAGAAGTCGCCGAACTGGAGCCGGATGCCGGTCTCGGCAACGGCGGCCTCGGGCGCCTCGCCGCCTGCTTCATGGACAGCTGCGCGACGCTCGACCTGCCGGTGATGGGCTACGGGCTGCATTACCAGTACGGCATGTTCCACCAGCACATCGAGAACGGCTATCAGGTCGAGGATCCCGACCACTGGCTGCGCGACGGCAATCCGTGGGAAGTCGAGCGCTCCGAATTCACCTGCCGCGTGCCCTTCGGCGGCCACACCGAGCATTTCCACGACAAGGAAGGGCGTCCCCGCGCGCGCTGGGCGAACACCAGCGACGTGCTGGCGATCCCCTACGACATGCCGATCTCCGGCTATCGCAACCACGTGGTCAACACGCTGCGTCTCTGGAAGGCCGCCTCCACCGACGAGTTCGACCTGGAGGAGTTCAACGCCGGCAGCTATTCGGAAGCCGTGCAGGCGAAGAACCACGCCGAGCACATCTCGATGGTGCTGTATCCCAACGACAGCAGCGAGAACGGCAAGGAACTGCGCCTGCGGCAGCAGTACTTCCTCGCCTCGGCAAGCCTGCAGGACGCGCTGCGCCAGTGGCGTGCGGCGGGCAACAGCGACCTGTCGACGTTCGCCGAGCACAACGTGTTCCAGATGAACGACACGCACCCGACCATCGCGGTGGCGGAACTGATGCGCCTGCTGCTCGATCAGGAGATCATGCCGTGGGACGCGGCCTGGGCGGTCACGTCGAAGTGCATGGCCTACACCAATCACACGCTGCTGCCCGAGGCGCTCGAGAAGTGGCCGGTGGCGCTGTTCGAGCGCCTGCTGCCGCGGCCGCTGGAGATCATCTACGAGATCAATGCGCACTTCCTGCGCGAGGTGGCGGTCAAGTGGCCGGGCGATATCGAACGCCGCCGGCGCATGTCGATCATCGAGGAGGAGCCGGTGCGGCAGGTGCGCATGGCGTGGCTCGCCATCGTCGGCAGCTTTTCGGTGAACGGGGTGGCCGCGCTGCATTCGCGCCTGCTGCAGGAAGGCCTGTTCCGCGACTTCGTCGAGCTGTGGCCGGAGAAGTTCAACAACAAGACCAACGGCGTCACCCCGCGCCGCTGGGTCGCGCACGCCAATCCAGGCATGACGGCCCTGATCGGCGAGCAGCTCGGCGAAGGCTGGGTGGCGGACCTCGCGCAGGTGGAGAAATTGAAGCCGCTCGCCGACACCCCGGCATTCCAGGCCCGGTGGCGCGCGGTGAAGCGCGCGAACAAGGAACGCCTCGCCGCGCTGGTCAAGGCCGAGTGCGGGGTGGAATTCAGCCCGGACGCGCTGTTCGACGTGCAGGTGAAGCGCATCCACGAGTACAAGCGGCAGCTGCTCAACGTGCTGCACGTGATCCACCTCTACAACCGCATCAACCGCGGCCGGCTCGACGGCTGGATCGACCGCTGCGTGCTGATCGGTGGCAAGGCCGCACCCGGCTATGCGATGGCCAAGCGCATCATCAAGCTCGTCAACAGCGTGGCCGACGTCGTCAACAGCGACCCCGACGTCGACGGGCGCCTCAAGGTCGCCTTCCTGCCCAACTATCGCGTCACCAGCATGGAGATCATCGCGCCGGCGACCGATCTGTCGGAGCAGATCTCGACCGCCGGCAAGGAAGCGTCCGGCACCGGCAACATGAAGTTCATGATGAACGGCGCCGTCACCATCGGCACCTACGACGGGGCCAACATCGAGATTCTCGATGCCGTCGGCGCGGACAACTTCTTCCTGTTCGGCCTGAAGGCCGAGGAGGTCGAGGCGCTGCGCCCGCGCTACCAGCCGCAGCGCTACGTCGAGCAGGATTCCGACCTGCGCGACGTGCTCGATCTGCTGCGTTCGGGGCATTTCAACCTCTGCGAGCCGGGGATCTTCGACCCGGTCATCGATGCCCTGTTGAGCCCGCACGATCCCTGGATGGTGCTGGCCGACTTCCGCAGCTACGTCGATGCGCAGGAGCGCGTCGCGCAGGCATGGCAGGCCCCGGCTCACTGGACGCGCATGAGCATCCTCAATACCGCATCGAGCGGCTACTTCTCGACCGACCGCACGATGCAGGAGTACAACGCGGAGATCTGGAAACTGAAATAG
- the glgA gene encoding glycogen synthase GlgA has translation MKRGAKKILFVASEAYPLVKTGGLGDVVYSLPHALKARGADIRLVLPGYRALLRQLDAVRILGWLDVRGADGMVSARVLETRHPEYAFPLWIVDCPALFDRPGNPYVDADGRDWPDNAERYAVFARVAALLAQDALELGWQPAVVHAHDWQTGLVAAFLADQPGRPRTVFTIHNLAYGGYFPHGDFVRLQLPGHWWSPEGVEFHGGLSMLKAGIVYADAVTTVSPTYAEEICTPPFGYGLDGLLLSRRYKLHGILNGIDTRLWDPARDPHLPAHYSAGRILPGKRRNKQALLEQLGAHVDDAMLQAPLLGLVGRLVEQKGIDWVLAAIPVLLAESDARFVLLGSGQAAYEQKLARLARQHPDRVFVAIGYDEPLAHRIEAGADLFLMPSRFEPCGLNQMYSLRYGTPPVVYRTGGLADTVVDADEAALAEGKATGFVFDLPEADAFLAAIRRALSLYREPARWRQLQQTGMRQSFDWSVSADHYLALYSQ, from the coding sequence ATGAAGCGCGGAGCGAAGAAAATCCTGTTCGTGGCGAGCGAGGCCTATCCGCTGGTGAAGACCGGCGGCCTCGGCGACGTGGTGTACAGCCTGCCGCATGCCCTCAAGGCGCGCGGTGCGGACATCCGCCTGGTGCTGCCGGGCTACCGTGCGCTGCTGCGCCAGCTCGACGCGGTGCGCATTCTCGGCTGGCTCGACGTGCGCGGTGCCGACGGCATGGTCAGCGCGCGCGTGCTGGAGACGCGCCACCCCGAGTACGCCTTCCCGCTGTGGATCGTCGACTGCCCTGCGCTGTTCGACCGTCCCGGCAATCCCTACGTCGACGCGGATGGCCGCGACTGGCCCGACAACGCCGAGCGCTATGCCGTGTTCGCGCGGGTCGCGGCGCTGCTCGCGCAGGACGCGCTGGAACTCGGCTGGCAGCCCGCGGTGGTACACGCCCACGACTGGCAGACCGGCCTGGTCGCGGCCTTCCTCGCCGACCAGCCGGGGCGCCCGCGCACGGTCTTCACGATCCACAATCTCGCCTACGGCGGCTATTTTCCGCACGGCGATTTCGTGCGGCTGCAGCTGCCCGGACACTGGTGGTCGCCCGAAGGCGTGGAGTTCCACGGCGGGCTGTCGATGCTGAAGGCGGGCATTGTCTACGCGGATGCGGTGACGACCGTGAGCCCGACCTACGCGGAGGAGATCTGCACGCCGCCGTTCGGCTACGGCCTCGACGGCCTGCTGCTGTCGCGGCGCTACAAGCTCCATGGCATCCTCAACGGCATCGACACCCGGCTCTGGGACCCGGCCCGCGATCCGCACCTGCCGGCGCATTATTCGGCCGGCCGCATCCTGCCCGGCAAGCGCCGCAACAAGCAGGCGCTGCTCGAGCAGCTCGGCGCGCATGTCGATGACGCCATGCTGCAAGCGCCGCTGCTCGGGCTGGTGGGGCGGCTGGTCGAGCAGAAGGGCATCGACTGGGTGCTGGCGGCGATCCCCGTGCTGCTCGCGGAAAGCGACGCGCGCTTCGTCCTGCTCGGCAGCGGGCAGGCGGCCTACGAGCAGAAGCTCGCGCGCCTGGCCAGGCAGCATCCGGACCGCGTGTTCGTCGCGATCGGCTACGACGAGCCGCTGGCGCATCGCATCGAGGCCGGCGCCGACCTTTTCCTCATGCCCTCGCGCTTCGAGCCGTGCGGGCTCAACCAGATGTACAGCCTGCGCTACGGCACGCCGCCGGTCGTGTACAGGACGGGCGGACTCGCCGACACCGTCGTCGACGCGGACGAGGCGGCCCTGGCGGAGGGGAAGGCAACCGGCTTTGTGTTCGACCTGCCCGAGGCGGACGCCTTCCTTGCGGCAATCCGTCGAGCGCTCTCCTTGTATCGCGAGCCGGCGCGCTGGAGGCAGCTGCAGCAGACGGGGATGCGCCAGTCCTTCGACTGGTCGGTCAGCGCCGACCATTACCTTGCCCTGTATTCCCAATGA